The Bombus affinis isolate iyBomAffi1 chromosome 17, iyBomAffi1.2, whole genome shotgun sequence genome includes a region encoding these proteins:
- the LOC126926168 gene encoding myosin heavy chain, non-muscle isoform X9 produces the protein MERYKGIKRHEVPPHVFAITDTAYRSMLQDREDQSILCTGESGAGKTENTKKVIQYLAYVAASKPKSNATPSPALIIGSGNVSDKFAVINGELEQQLLQANPILEAFGNAKTVKNDNSSRFGKFIRINFDASGYIAGANIETYLLEKSRAIRQAKDERTFHIFYQLLAGASADQKKEFILEDPKHYPFLSNGALPVPGVDDSAEFFSTVKSMHIMGMTNEDFSSIFRIVSAVMLFGSMQFRQERNSDQATLPDNTVAQKISHLLGLSVTEMTKAFLKPRIKVGRDFVTKAQTKEQVEFAVEAISKACYERMFRWLVNRINRSLDRTKRQGASFIGILDMAGFEIFELNSFEQLCINYTNEKLQQLFNHTMFILEQEEYQREGIEWKFIDFGLDLQPTIDLIDKPMGIMALLDEECWFPKATDKTFVEKLVGAHSVHPKFMKTDFRGVADFAIIHYAGKVDYSAAKWLMKNMDPLNENVVSLLQNSQDPFVCHIWKDAEIVGMAQQALTDTQFGARTRKGMFRTVSQLYKEQLAKLMVTLRNTNPNFVRCIIPNHEKKAGKIDAPLVLDQLRCNGVLEGIRICRQGFPNRIPFQEFRQRYELLTPNAIPKGFMDGKKACEKMIQALELDPNLYRVGQSKIFFRAGVLAHLEEERDYKITDIIVNFQAFCRGFLARRNYQKRLQQLNAIRIIQRNCAAYLKLRNWQWWRLYTKVKPLLEVTKQEEKLTQKEDELKQVRDKLEMQLHSAQEYERKYQQAMEEKTMLAEQLQAEVELCAEAEEMRARLAARKQELEEILHDLETRIEEEEERSAGLTQEKKKLQLNISDLEEQLEEEEAARQKLQLEKVQCDAKIKKLEEDLALSEDTNQKLLKEKKILEERANDLSQTLAEEEEKAKHLSKLKAKHEATIADLEERLLKDHQQRQEVDRSKRKIETEVSDLKEQLAERKTQVEELQLQLGKREEELNQVMAKMDEEGAAKAQAQKALRELESQLAELQEDLEAEKAARGKAEKLKRDLNEELEALKNELLDSLDTTAAQQELRSKREQELATLKKNLEEETSIHEATLADMRHKHTQELTALNEQMDALKKTKAVLEKAKGTLEAENADLATELRSVGASRQESDRRRKQAEQQLAEVNAKLAEVERNRQELIERVTKLQQESESIMQQLEAAELKASAALKASATCESQFTELQQQLEEETRQKLALSSKLRALESEKESLHDQLEEEEEAKRCLDKQVMGLTVQLAEAKKRVEEETEAATALEEARKRCMKDIEALQRQVEELQAANDKLDKSKKKIQAELEDSIIELEAQRAKVLELEKKQKNFDKFGELSVLAEEKAVSEQYAEQRDAAEREAREKETRVLSLTRELDEMNEKVEELERIRRGLQSELDELVNNQGTADKNVHELEKAKRALESQLAEQRSQVEELEDELQFTEDAKLRLEVNMQALRAQFERDLQAKEEQAEEKRRGLVKQLRDLEAELEDERKQRAAAIAQRKKMEADYKDIEQQLEMHNKVKEDALKQLKKLQAQIKDCTRETEEARAARDELAASAKETERKVKSLEADLMQLTEDYASSERARRAAENERDELQEELNNNANKGTLMLDEKRRLEARIATLEEELEEEQSNGELLMDRARKAQITIEQLTNDLTTERSTTQKLESHKLLLERQNKELKTKLTELETAQRAKTKATIQQLESKINNLDEQLETEAKERFVQQKINRKLEKKLKELSLQLEDERRNSDQYKEQAEKVNARMKTLKRQLDEAEEEISRHKAMKRKTQREMDDMLESQEELTREVANLKNKLRRGGPSICLSSRLKRGSVQTGGSGDDSTTQDESIDGEETVN, from the exons ATGGAGAGGTATAAGGGTATCAAGAGACACGAGGTCCCACCTCATGTTTTTGCTATTACGGACACTGCATATCGTTCTATGCTTCAAG ATCGCGAAGACCAGTCCATTCTATGCACCGGTGAATCCGGCGCTGGTAAAACTGAGAACACGAAAAAAGTAATTCAATACCTGGCATACGTCGCTGCCTCGAAACCAAAATCAAATGCG ACACCAAGTCCGGCATTAATCATA GGTTCCGGAAATGTTTCGgataaatttgcggtaattaAC GGTGAATTGGAACAGCAACTCTTACAAGCGAATCCAATTTTAGAAGCTTTTGGGAATGCTAAAACAGTGAAAAATGACAACTCATCCCGATTT GGTAAATTCATTCGAATAAACTTCGATGCCTCGGGTTACATTGCCGGTGCAAACATAGAGACTTATCTTCTGGAAAAGTCAAGAGCAATTCGACAAGCGAAAGATGAGAGAACCTTCCACATATTTTATCAACTTCTAGCAGGTGCCTCCGCTGATCAAAAGA aGGAATTTATCTTGGAGGATCCGAAACACTATCCATTCCTTTCCAATGGCGCATTACCAGTTCCAGGAGTGGACGATTCAGCTGAGTTCTTCTCAACCGTGAAGTCCATGCATATCATGGGCATGACAAATGAAGATTTTTCTTCGATCTTTCGTATCGTGTCTGCGGTAATGCTATTTGGTTCTATGCAGTTCCGTCAAGAAAGGAACTCGGATCAAGCCACGTTACCGGACAATACTGTTGCTCAAAAAATTTCTCATTTACTCGGTTTGAGCGTAACAGAAATGACAAAAGCATTTTTAAAACCAAGAATTAAAGTGGGTAGAGACTTCGTAACGAAAGCACAAACAAAAGAGCAAGTTGAATTTGCTGTAGAAGCAATTTCAAAAGCTTGCTATGAGAGAATGTTTAGGTGGCTTGTAAACCGAATCAACCGATCATTGGATCGGACAAAAAGACAAGGAGCAAGTTTTATCGGTATCTTAGATATGGCTGGTTTTGAAATATTCGAGTTGAACAGTTTTGAACAGTTATGCATTAATTATACCAACGAGAAGTTACAACAATTATTCAACCATACCATGTTCATTTTGGAACAAGAAGAATATCAAAGAGAAGGAATTGAATGGAAGTTTATTGATTTTGGATTAGATTTGCAACCAACTATTGATTTGATTGATAAACCGATGG GCATCATGGCTTTACTGGATGAAGAATGTTGGTTCCCTAAAGCAACAGATAAAACATTTGTTGAAAAATTAGTAGGTGCACATAGTGTACATCCAAAATTCATGAAAACAGACTTCAGAGGTGTGGCAGATTTTGCTATCATACATTATGCTGGAAAAGTTGATTATTCAGCTGCCAAATGGTTGATGAAAAATATGGATCCTTTGAATGAAAATGTTGTTAGTCTTTTACAAAATTCACAAGATCCTTTCGTTTGTCATATTTGGAAAGACGCAGAAATTGTTGGAATGGCTCAACAAGCATTAACTGATACACAATTTGGTGCAAGAACAAGGAAAGGCATGTTCAGAACAGTTTCTCAATTGTACAAGGAACAATTAGCAAAATTAATGGTTACTTTAAGAAACACAAATCCTAATTTTGTAAGATGCATCATACCAAATCATGAAAAGAAGGCTGGAAAAATTGATGCACCATTGGTACTGGATCAATTGAGATGTAATGGAGTTTTAGAAGGAATTCGAATTTGCCGACAAGGATTTCCAAATAGAATACCATTTCAAGAATTCAGACAAAGATACGAACTTCTAACACCAAATGCTATTCCTAAAGGGTTTATGGATGGAAAGAAAGCTTGTGAGAAAATG ATTCAAGCTCTTGAACTTGACCCTAATCTTTATCGCGTTGGTCAATCAAAAATTTTCTTCCGTGCTGGAGTTTTGGCTCATCTTGAAGAAGAACGTGATTATAAAATCACTGACATAATTGTTAATTTCCAAGCATTCTGCCGTGGTTTTCTTGCTCGCAGAAATTATCAGAAACGTTTGCAACAGTTAAATGCTATTAGAATTATTCAAAGAAATTGTGCTGCTTACTTAAAACTTAGAAATTGGCAATGGTGGCGTTTGTATACAAAGGTGAAACCACTTCTGGAAGTGACAAAACAAGAGGAAAAATTGACTCAAAAAGAAGATGAATTGAAACAAGTACGGGACAAGCTAGAGATGCAATTACATTCTGCACAAGAATATGAACGAAAATATCAACAAGCTATGGAAGAAAAAACTATGTTAGCAGAACAATTACAGGCTGAAGTCGAATTATGTGCAGAAGCAGAAGAAATGCGAGCGAGATTAGCCGCCAGAAAGCAAGAACTAGAAGAGATTCTTCATGATTTGGAAACAAGAattgaagaggaagaagaaagaagtgCTGGATTAActcaagaaaaaaagaaattgcaaTTAAATATAAGTGATCTTGAAGAGCAGTTAGAGGAGGAGGAAGCTGCTAGACAGAAATTACAGTTAGAGAAAGTACAATGTGATGCAAAAATCAAAAAACTTGAGGAAGACCTTGCACTTTCTGAGGATACAAATCAAAAATTATTGAAGGAGAAAAAGATCCTCGAAGAAAGAGCAAATGATTTATCTCAAACACTTgccgaggaagaagaaaaagcgaAGCACTTATCCAAATTAAAAGCAAAACATGAAGCAACGATTGCAGATCTTGAAGAAAGGTTGTTGAAAGATCATCAACAAAGACAGGAAGTAGATAGATCAAAACGGAAAATAGAAACTGAAGTATCAGATTTGAAGGAACAACTTGCAGAAAGGAAGACACAG gtAGAAGAACTTCAACTGCAACTTGGTAAACGTGAAGAAGAATTAAATCAAGTAATGGCAAAAATGGATGAAGAAGGAGCAGCTAAAGCTCAAGCTCAAAAAGCACTTCGTGAATTAGAGTCTCAATTGGCCGAACTTCAAGAAGACTTAGAAGCTGAAAAGGCTGCTAGGGGAAAAGCAGAAAAACTAAAGCGAGACTTAAATGAGGAATTAGAAGCAttgaaaaatgaattattaGATTCTTTAGATACAACTGCTGCACAGCAAGAATTAAGAAGCAAACGGGAACAAGAATTAGCAACATTAAAGAAGAATTTAGAAGAAGAAACATCAATACACGAAGCAACATTGGCGGATATGCGTCATAAGCACACGCAGGAATTGACTGCTTTGAACGAACAAATGGATGCATTGAAGAAAACTAAAGCTGTTTTAGAAAAAGCAAAGGGAACGTTGGAGGCTGAAAATGCTGATTTAGCTACAGAACTTAGGTCTGTTGGTGCGAGTAGGCAAGAATCAGATAGAAGAAGAAAACAGGCTGAACAACAACTTGCTGAAGTAAATGCAAAACTTGCAGAAGTGGAAAGAAACAGGCAGGAACTGATAGAAAGAGTAACAAAATTACAACAAGAATCTGAAAGTATTATGCAACAATTAGAGGCAGCAGAGTTGAAAGCTTCTGCAGCCTTGAAAGCTTCAGCAACTTGCGAATCTCAATTTACAGAACTTCAGCAACAACTTGAAGAGGAAACAAGACAAAAATTAGCTTTAAGTTCAAAATTGAGAGCGTTAGAAAGTGAAAAGGAAAGTCTGCATGATCAattagaagaagaagaggaggcaAAGAGATGCTTAGATAAACAG GTTATGGGCTTAACTGTACAATTGGCTGAAGCAAAGAAAAGAGTTGAGGAAGAAACCGAAGCTGCTACAGCATTGGAAGAAGCAAGAAAGCGGTGCATGAAAGACATTGAAGCACTTCAAAGACAAGTTGAAGAACTACAAGCTGCTAATGATAAATTAGACAAATCAAAGAAAAAGATTCAAGCAGAATTAGAAGATAGTATCATTGAGCTCGAAGCGCAAAGAGCAAAGGTGCTGGAATTGGAGAAGAAACAGAAAAATTTCGATAAG TTTGGGGAACTTTCT gtGCTGGCTGAAGAAAAAGCGGTTTCTGAACAGTATGCAGAGCAACGTGATGCTGCCGAACGTGAGGCTCGTGAAAAAGAAACTCGTGTCTTATCCTTAACCCGAGAACTTGACGAAATGAATGAGAAAGTTGAAGAACTCGAACGAATTCGTCGAGGTCTCCAATCAGAATTGGATGAACTCGTAAACAATCAAGGAACAGCAGACAAAAATGTGCATGAACTAGAAAAAGCAAAACGTGCTCTTGAGTCACAATTGGCGGAGCAACGTTCTCAAGTAGAAGAGCTCGAGGATGAGTTGCAATTTACGGAAGATGCAAAGTTGCGTCTAGAAGTAAATATGCAAGCTCTAAGAGCCCAATTCGAGCGAGACTTGCAAGCTAAAGAAGAACAAGCTGAGGAGAAACGAAGAGGATTGGTGAAACAATTGCGCGATCTTGAAGCGGAATTAGAGGATGAAAGAAAACAAAGAGCTGCCGCTATTGCACAACGTAAAAAAATGGAAGCAGACTATAAAGATATTGAACAGCAATTGGAAATGCACAATAAGGTAAAAGAAGATGCATTGAAACAATTGAAGAAACTGCAAGCCCAAATAAAAGATTGCACTAGAGAAACTGAGGAAGCTAGAGCTGCCAGAGATGAACTTGCAGCAAGTGCTAAAGAAactgagagaaaggtaaagagtTTAGAAGCAGACTTAATGCAATTAACTGAAGATTATGCCAGCAGTGAACGCGCTAGAAGAGCTGCTGAGAACGAAAGAGACGAATTACAGGAAGAACTCAATAATAATGCTAATAAGGGTACATTAATGTTGGATGAAAAACGTAGATTGGAAGCTAGAATAGCAACATTGGAAGAAGAATTAGAAGAAGAACAATCAAATGGTGAATTGCTAATGGATAGAGCTAGAAAAGCGCAAATAACTATCGAACAActaacaaatgatttaacgacTGAGAGATCAACTACACAGAAATTGGAATCGCACAAATTGTTATTAGAAAGGCAAAATAAGGAGTTGAAGACGAAACTCACAGAATTAGAAACTGCTCAAAGAGCAAAGACCAAAGCTACCATTCAACAATTAGAGTCAAAGATTAATAACCTTGATGAACAATTAGAAACTGAAGCAAAAGAAAGATTTGTACAACAGAAGATTAATAGAAAATTGGAGAAAAAGCTAAAGGAATTAAGTTTACAGTTAGAAGACGAAAGGAGAAATTCAGATCAATATAAAGAACAAGCAGAAAAAGTAAATGCTAGAATGAAAACTTTGAAGAGACAGCTTGATGAAGCTGAAGAAGAAATTAGCAGGCATAAAGCAATGAAAAGGAAAACGCAAAGAGAAATGGATGATATGCTTGAATCTCAAGAAGAGCTAACCAGGGAGGTTGCAaatcttaaaaataaattaag ACGAGGTGGTCCTTCAATATGCCTTAGTTCGCGTCTGAAACGCGGCTCTGTTCAAACCGGTGGATCCGGCGACGATTCGACGACACAGGATGAAAGCATCGATGGTGAGGAAACTGTCAACTGA